One genomic window of Solea solea chromosome 12, fSolSol10.1, whole genome shotgun sequence includes the following:
- the gabarapl2 gene encoding gamma-aminobutyric acid receptor-associated protein-like 2 → MKWMFKEDHSLEHRCVESVKIRNKYPDRVPVIVEKVSGSQITDIDKRKYLVPSDITVAQFMWIIRKRIQLPSEKAIFLFVDKTVPQSSLTMGQLYDKEKDEDGFLYVAYSGENTFGYESFYTTRG, encoded by the exons ATGAAATGGATGTTTAAAGAGGACCATTCCCTCG AGCACCGATGTGTGGAGTCGGTCAAGATACGCAACAAATACCCCGACAGAGTGccg GTGATCGTGGAGAAGGTCTCCGGCTCTCAGATCACGGACATCGATAAGAGGAAGTACCTGGTTCCCTCTGACATCACAGTGGCCCAGTTCATGTGGATCATCAGGAAACGCATCCAGCTGCCTTCAGAGAAAGCCATCTTCCTCTTCGTCGACAAAACCGTCCCACAGTCGAG TCTGACCATGGGCCAACTCTACGACAAGGAGAAGGACGAGGACGGATTCCTGTACGTGGCGTACAGCGGCGAGAACACCTTTGGCTACGAGAGCTTTTATACAACACGGGGTTAA
- the adat1 gene encoding tRNA-specific adenosine deaminase 1 isoform X3: MGTGTKCIGQTNMSPNGDFKRDVLNDSHAEVIARRGCVRYLMQELYRAVSCGDSSVFCVSEEQQGKWKLQPGVSFLFFTSHTPCGDASIIPMTDSQSQPRPPVPSVNANKGNESGQDCKRKAEEPSEGQKTKLLCLEGQGMSEEGDFKHTLSQCPSTETVSHASAQLEIKPGLHCDGAGLCPQLSDVHRTGAKCVPGGPADPLRPGDGYHSAGLLRVKPGRGEPTQSLSCSDKLARWTVLGFQGALLSHYLQEALYFRFMVVGKCPYSKEVMHRALVARCLQVSDLPAGFSVCPPVLLQSTLEFPFSQTQTECHHQAGQGRVSPCGAAISWCNVTEQPLDVTANGYKHGVTKKVLGTVKARSRLCKAELFRSFLSLVSATEPSSLPVSLRTAHLHTYWEYKQAARSYQFSWQQLRTQVFPLWPRSDRNLLLFH, encoded by the exons ATGGGAACCGGCACCAAATGTATTGGACAGACAAACATGAGTCCTAATGGTGATTTTAAAC GTGACGTCCTCAATGACAGTCATGCAGAGGTCATCGCCCGGAGAGGatgtgtcag gtACCTGATGCAGGAGCTGTACAGAGCGGTCAGCTGTGGTGACAGCTCAGTGTTCTGTGTGTCTGAAGAGCAGCAGGGGAAGTGGAAGCTTCAGCCTGGagtttccttcctcttcttcaccaGTCACACTCCCT GTGGTGACGCCTCCATCATCCCCATGACTGACAGCCAGTCTCAGCCCCGCCCCCCTGTCCCATCTGTAAATGCTAATAAAGGGAATGAGTCAGGACAAGACTGCAAAAGAAAAGCTGAGGAACCAAGTGAAGGTCAAAAGACCAAGCTGCTGTGTCTGGAGGGACAAGGGATGTCTGAAGAGGGAGACTTTAAGCACACCTTGTCCCAGTGTCCCTCCACAGAAACTGTCTCACATGCTTCAGCACAGCTGGAGATAAAACCTGGACTCCACTGCGACGGTGCTGGACTGTGTCCACAGCTCTCTGACGTCCACAGGACAGGAGCAAAGTGTGTCCCCGGCGGCCCCGCCGACCCTCTGCGACCCGGGGACGGCTACCACAGCGCGGGTTTGCTGCGAGTGAAACCTGGACGAGGTGAACCCACTCAGTCCCTGTCCTGCAGTGATAAGCTCGCTCGCTGGACTGTGCTGGGCTTCCAGGGTGCACTGCTGTCCCACTACCTACAGGAGGCGCTCTACTTCCGTTTCATGGTGGTGGGGAAGTGTCCGTACAGCAAAGAGGTCATGCACAGAGCTCTGGTCGCAAG ATGTCTCCAGGTGTCAGATCTCCCCGctggtttttctgtttgtcctcCAGTGCTGCTCCAGTCCACCCTGGAGTTTCCCTTCAGTCAGACCCAGACAGAGTGCCACCACCAGGCGGGTCAGGGACGTGTCTCTCCCTGTGGAGCAG ccaTCAGTTGGTGTAATGTCACAGAGcagccactagatgtcactgcCAACGGCTACAAACATGGAGTCACTAAGAAGGTGCTGGGCACAGTGAAAGCCAG gtcTCGTCTCTGTAAAGCAGAGCTGTTCCGCTCTTTCCTGTCTCTGGTTTCAGCCACTGAGccttcatcacttcctgtctcccTCAG gacagCACATCTGCACACTTACTGGGAATACAAACAGGCGGCTCGCTCGTACCAGTTCTCCTGGCAGCAGCTCCGCACTCAGGTTTTCCCTCTGTGGCCGCGCAGCGACCGAAACCTCCTGCTGTTCCACTGA
- the tmem231 gene encoding transmembrane protein 231 has product MAFYEVYAHPALVRYKTSVCTKATIFVLVVLFLTYVSPLLVAYRSQGFWIKRSTYEEQPVVRFQYKALLMAATSLQGDFVAWSTFPLLNNMLEANLRIPAISVREEDQNQDGKLDLLIFKLQLPLKAEEQVYSVQLLLTFSYQLFRMSTVVMQSLVYVQHSSSVPGAKLFISGDLRLQQRAPLPHRGLYNVYNVSVIDGSSPFASAYDLENIIRSYQDRNLTTVLSCPTPVWTIGRAAGSPFELNAEIRYPLEVISYRPGFWETIKFAWIQYISVLLVFLWVFERIQRFVFQNQVLTTVPVPVEKPHLS; this is encoded by the exons ATGGCTTTCTACGAGGTTTACGCTCATCCCGCGTTAGTTCGCTACAAGACCAGTGTTTGTACGAAGGCCACGATCTTCGTGCTCGTGGTTCTTTTCCTCACGTACGTGTCACCGCTGCTGGTCGCGTACAGAAGCCAAG GGTTCTGGATCAAAAGAAGCACCTATGAGGAACAGCCCGTCGTCAGGTTCCAGTACAAGGCTCTGCTGATGGCAGCCACCAGTCTGCAGGGAGACTTTGTTGCGTGGAGCACATTTCCACTTCTCAACAACATGCTGGAGGCCAACCTCCGCATCCCTGCCATCTCT GTGAGGGAAGAGGACCAGAATCAGGACGGGAAGTTGGACCTCCTCATCTTCAAACTGCAGCTTCCTCTGAAAGCAGAGGAGCAGGTCTACAGCGTCCAGCTGCTGCTCACCTTCAGCTACCAGCTCTTT CGCATGTCCACGGTGGTCATGCAGAGTCTGGTCTACGTGCAGCACTCGTCCTCTGTCCCTGGAGCCAAGCTGTTCATCAGTGGAGACCTGAGGCTACAGCAGAGGGCGCCACTGCCTCACCGCGGACTCTACAACGTCTATAAT GTGTCGGTGATCGATGGCTCCAGTCCCTTTGCAAGTGCATACGACCTTGAGAACATCATAAGGAGCTACCAGGACAGAAACC TGACCACAGTCTTGTCCTGTCCCACACCAGTCTGGACCATCGGACGAGCCGCTGGGTCTCCCTTCGAGCTCAACGCTGAGATCCGTTACCCACTGGAAGTCATTAG TTATCGTCCTGGTTTCTGGGAAACCATCAAGTTTGCCTGGATCCAGTACATCAGCGTGCTCCTCGTCTTTCTCTGGGTCTTTGAACGTATCCAGAGGTTTGTCTTCCAGAACCAGGTTCTCACCACCGTGCCCGTACCTGTGGAAAAACCCCACCTGTCGTGA
- the adat1 gene encoding tRNA-specific adenosine deaminase 1 isoform X2, whose product MVNADEIAKLCYGRFDELPRRGKPEAGREWTLLAAVVKVSPGAQSDTVKTEVVSMGTGTKCIGQTNMSPNGDVLNDSHAEVIARRGCVRYLMQELYRAVSCGDSSVFCVSEEQQGKWKLQPGVSFLFFTSHTPCGDASIIPMTDSQSQPRPPVPSVNANKGNESGQDCKRKAEEPSEGQKTKLLCLEGQGMSEEGDFKHTLSQCPSTETVSHASAQLEIKPGLHCDGAGLCPQLSDVHRTGAKCVPGGPADPLRPGDGYHSAGLLRVKPGRGEPTQSLSCSDKLARWTVLGFQGALLSHYLQEALYFRFMVVGKCPYSKEVMHRALVARCLQVSDLPAGFSVCPPVLLQSTLEFPFSQTQTECHHQAGQGRVSPCGAAISWCNVTEQPLDVTANGYKHGVTKKVLGTVKARSRLCKAELFRSFLSLVSATEPSSLPVSLRTAHLHTYWEYKQAARSYQFSWQQLRTQVFPLWPRSDRNLLLFH is encoded by the exons ATGGTGAACGCGGATGAAATCGCAAAGTTGTGCTACGGGCGTTTCGATGAGCTTCCCCGGCGAGGGAAGCCTGAGGCGGGCAGAGAGTGGACTCTGCTGGCCGCTGTGGTCAAAGTCAGCCCCGGTGCTCAGTCTGACACAG TGAAGACTGAGGTTGTTTCCATGGGAACCGGCACCAAATGTATTGGACAGACAAACATGAGTCCTAATG GTGACGTCCTCAATGACAGTCATGCAGAGGTCATCGCCCGGAGAGGatgtgtcag gtACCTGATGCAGGAGCTGTACAGAGCGGTCAGCTGTGGTGACAGCTCAGTGTTCTGTGTGTCTGAAGAGCAGCAGGGGAAGTGGAAGCTTCAGCCTGGagtttccttcctcttcttcaccaGTCACACTCCCT GTGGTGACGCCTCCATCATCCCCATGACTGACAGCCAGTCTCAGCCCCGCCCCCCTGTCCCATCTGTAAATGCTAATAAAGGGAATGAGTCAGGACAAGACTGCAAAAGAAAAGCTGAGGAACCAAGTGAAGGTCAAAAGACCAAGCTGCTGTGTCTGGAGGGACAAGGGATGTCTGAAGAGGGAGACTTTAAGCACACCTTGTCCCAGTGTCCCTCCACAGAAACTGTCTCACATGCTTCAGCACAGCTGGAGATAAAACCTGGACTCCACTGCGACGGTGCTGGACTGTGTCCACAGCTCTCTGACGTCCACAGGACAGGAGCAAAGTGTGTCCCCGGCGGCCCCGCCGACCCTCTGCGACCCGGGGACGGCTACCACAGCGCGGGTTTGCTGCGAGTGAAACCTGGACGAGGTGAACCCACTCAGTCCCTGTCCTGCAGTGATAAGCTCGCTCGCTGGACTGTGCTGGGCTTCCAGGGTGCACTGCTGTCCCACTACCTACAGGAGGCGCTCTACTTCCGTTTCATGGTGGTGGGGAAGTGTCCGTACAGCAAAGAGGTCATGCACAGAGCTCTGGTCGCAAG ATGTCTCCAGGTGTCAGATCTCCCCGctggtttttctgtttgtcctcCAGTGCTGCTCCAGTCCACCCTGGAGTTTCCCTTCAGTCAGACCCAGACAGAGTGCCACCACCAGGCGGGTCAGGGACGTGTCTCTCCCTGTGGAGCAG ccaTCAGTTGGTGTAATGTCACAGAGcagccactagatgtcactgcCAACGGCTACAAACATGGAGTCACTAAGAAGGTGCTGGGCACAGTGAAAGCCAG gtcTCGTCTCTGTAAAGCAGAGCTGTTCCGCTCTTTCCTGTCTCTGGTTTCAGCCACTGAGccttcatcacttcctgtctcccTCAG gacagCACATCTGCACACTTACTGGGAATACAAACAGGCGGCTCGCTCGTACCAGTTCTCCTGGCAGCAGCTCCGCACTCAGGTTTTCCCTCTGTGGCCGCGCAGCGACCGAAACCTCCTGCTGTTCCACTGA
- the LOC131470443 gene encoding carbohydrate sulfotransferase 6-like: MFRSRVSFSTMIFVVVLQAVVMVLFCSWYLQLSPCGSTPSDKKVHVLLLSSWRSGSSFMGQVFSQHPSVFYLMEPGFHVWTKHPKSGMRSLRMALRDLFRSLFQCDFSVMDSYMPEHPQLASLFRWIVSRALCSPPACSLTPRNQISNQTLCAKKCNVQGLQGAEQACGTYSHVVLKTVRFFELESLYPLFQDPNLDLRIIHLIRDPRAVFRSREESGWILAHDSAVLLEHRQVPAGEVEYEAIQEICRSHVRINERATVNTPPFLEDRYRMVRYEDMAQDPLKEITSLYNFLGLEMTTELKEWIYKMTNGNGKGSKLDAFKITSRNAVDVSRAWRTMLPHSKVKRVQEVCKEAMLLLGYRTVDSEEEQEKLDIDLLVPQEEYQFSWLATKTEQPSHR; encoded by the coding sequence ATGTTTCGCTCCAGAGTCAGTTTTAGTACCATGATCTTCGTGGTGGTCCTGCAGGCTGTCGTCATGGTGTTGTTCTGCAGTTGGTACCTCCAGCTCTCTCCCTGTGGCTCCACCCCCTCTGACAAGAAGGTTCACGTTCTGCTGCTGTCGTCCTGGAGATCAGGTTCATCGTTCATGGGTCAGGTGTTCAGCCAGCACCCGTCTGTCTTCTACCTTATGGAGCCTGGTTTTCACGTCTGGACCAAACATCCCAAATCTGGGATGCGCTCACTGCGGATGGCGTTGAGGGATTTGTTCCGTAGCTTATTTCAGTGTGACTTCTCTGTCATGGACTCGTACATGCCAGAGCATCCTCAACTTGCCTCCTTGTTCAGGTGGATTGTGAGTCGAGCACTGTGCTCCCCACCGGCCTGTTCCCTTACACCACGCAACCAGATTAGCAACCAGACTCTCTGTGCAAAGAAGTGCAACGTCCAAGGCTTGCAGGGGGCAGAGCAAGCCTGCGGCACCTACAGTCACGTGGTGTTAAAAACTGTACGATTCTTTGAGCTGGAATCCCTCTACCCTCTTTTTCAGGACCCAAACCTGGATCTGCGCATCATCCATCTGATCCGAGACCCACGGGCTGTATTCCGGTCTAGAGAGGAGTCTGGCTGGATTTTGGCTCACGATAGTGCTGTCCTTTTGGAGCACAGACAAGTACCAGCAGGTGAGGTGGAGTACGAAGCCATTCAGGAGATCTGTCGCAGCCATGTTCGCATCAATGAGAGGGCCACAGTAAACACCCCTCCGTTTCTGGAAGACCGCTACAGAATGGTTCGCTACGAGGACATGGCACAAGACCCACTCAAGGAAATCACCTCTTTATATAATTTCCTGGGTCTGGAGATGACCACAGAGCTGAAGGAATGGATCTACAAAATGACCAATGGAAACGGCAAGGGCTCCAAGCTGGACGCCTTTAAAATCACTTCACGGAACGCTGTTGACGTCTCCAGGGCGTGGCGCACCATGCTGCCGCACAGCAAGGTCAAACGTGTCCAGGAAGTGTGTAAAGAAGCCATGTTGCTGTTGGGGTACAGGACGGTTGATAGCGAGGAAGAACAAGAGAAGCTGGACATAGATCTGCTGGTGCCACAGGAAGAGTACCAGTTCAGCTGGTTAGCCACCAAAACAGAGCAACCCAGTCATcgttaa
- the adat1 gene encoding tRNA-specific adenosine deaminase 1 isoform X1, whose amino-acid sequence MVNADEIAKLCYGRFDELPRRGKPEAGREWTLLAAVVKVSPGAQSDTVKTEVVSMGTGTKCIGQTNMSPNGDFKRDVLNDSHAEVIARRGCVRYLMQELYRAVSCGDSSVFCVSEEQQGKWKLQPGVSFLFFTSHTPCGDASIIPMTDSQSQPRPPVPSVNANKGNESGQDCKRKAEEPSEGQKTKLLCLEGQGMSEEGDFKHTLSQCPSTETVSHASAQLEIKPGLHCDGAGLCPQLSDVHRTGAKCVPGGPADPLRPGDGYHSAGLLRVKPGRGEPTQSLSCSDKLARWTVLGFQGALLSHYLQEALYFRFMVVGKCPYSKEVMHRALVARCLQVSDLPAGFSVCPPVLLQSTLEFPFSQTQTECHHQAGQGRVSPCGAAISWCNVTEQPLDVTANGYKHGVTKKVLGTVKARSRLCKAELFRSFLSLVSATEPSSLPVSLRTAHLHTYWEYKQAARSYQFSWQQLRTQVFPLWPRSDRNLLLFH is encoded by the exons ATGGTGAACGCGGATGAAATCGCAAAGTTGTGCTACGGGCGTTTCGATGAGCTTCCCCGGCGAGGGAAGCCTGAGGCGGGCAGAGAGTGGACTCTGCTGGCCGCTGTGGTCAAAGTCAGCCCCGGTGCTCAGTCTGACACAG TGAAGACTGAGGTTGTTTCCATGGGAACCGGCACCAAATGTATTGGACAGACAAACATGAGTCCTAATGGTGATTTTAAAC GTGACGTCCTCAATGACAGTCATGCAGAGGTCATCGCCCGGAGAGGatgtgtcag gtACCTGATGCAGGAGCTGTACAGAGCGGTCAGCTGTGGTGACAGCTCAGTGTTCTGTGTGTCTGAAGAGCAGCAGGGGAAGTGGAAGCTTCAGCCTGGagtttccttcctcttcttcaccaGTCACACTCCCT GTGGTGACGCCTCCATCATCCCCATGACTGACAGCCAGTCTCAGCCCCGCCCCCCTGTCCCATCTGTAAATGCTAATAAAGGGAATGAGTCAGGACAAGACTGCAAAAGAAAAGCTGAGGAACCAAGTGAAGGTCAAAAGACCAAGCTGCTGTGTCTGGAGGGACAAGGGATGTCTGAAGAGGGAGACTTTAAGCACACCTTGTCCCAGTGTCCCTCCACAGAAACTGTCTCACATGCTTCAGCACAGCTGGAGATAAAACCTGGACTCCACTGCGACGGTGCTGGACTGTGTCCACAGCTCTCTGACGTCCACAGGACAGGAGCAAAGTGTGTCCCCGGCGGCCCCGCCGACCCTCTGCGACCCGGGGACGGCTACCACAGCGCGGGTTTGCTGCGAGTGAAACCTGGACGAGGTGAACCCACTCAGTCCCTGTCCTGCAGTGATAAGCTCGCTCGCTGGACTGTGCTGGGCTTCCAGGGTGCACTGCTGTCCCACTACCTACAGGAGGCGCTCTACTTCCGTTTCATGGTGGTGGGGAAGTGTCCGTACAGCAAAGAGGTCATGCACAGAGCTCTGGTCGCAAG ATGTCTCCAGGTGTCAGATCTCCCCGctggtttttctgtttgtcctcCAGTGCTGCTCCAGTCCACCCTGGAGTTTCCCTTCAGTCAGACCCAGACAGAGTGCCACCACCAGGCGGGTCAGGGACGTGTCTCTCCCTGTGGAGCAG ccaTCAGTTGGTGTAATGTCACAGAGcagccactagatgtcactgcCAACGGCTACAAACATGGAGTCACTAAGAAGGTGCTGGGCACAGTGAAAGCCAG gtcTCGTCTCTGTAAAGCAGAGCTGTTCCGCTCTTTCCTGTCTCTGGTTTCAGCCACTGAGccttcatcacttcctgtctcccTCAG gacagCACATCTGCACACTTACTGGGAATACAAACAGGCGGCTCGCTCGTACCAGTTCTCCTGGCAGCAGCTCCGCACTCAGGTTTTCCCTCTGTGGCCGCGCAGCGACCGAAACCTCCTGCTGTTCCACTGA